In one Candidatus Latescibacter sp. genomic region, the following are encoded:
- a CDS encoding nucleotidyltransferase family protein translates to MDIQRILKTKRNKILRIAALHGAHNVRVFGSAIRGEAGPESDIDFIIEFEPGRSLFDIVALQEDLENLLGRKVDIVEPEGIHWYIRDKVMGEAVEV, encoded by the coding sequence ATGGATATTCAACGAATTCTGAAAACTAAGCGCAATAAAATTCTCCGGATAGCCGCCCTCCACGGCGCTCACAATGTTCGTGTATTCGGTTCCGCTATACGGGGTGAAGCCGGGCCGGAGAGCGATATTGATTTCATTATTGAATTCGAACCTGGACGAAGCCTTTTTGATATTGTAGCTCTTCAAGAAGATCTTGAAAATCTTCTTGGCCGAAAGGTAGATATTGTTGAGCCGGAAGGAATTCATTGGTACATTCGGGATAAGGTGATGGGGGAGGCAGTGGAAGTATGA